The Candidatus Tectomicrobia bacterium genome includes a region encoding these proteins:
- a CDS encoding HlyC/CorC family transporter produces the protein MEGELLFRVLLFVLLLAFSAVFSASEVALFSLPRPRVQTMRQEGGVGRLVADLLDRPRRLITSILIGNEIVNIAASALFAGGLVLVLGPERSWLAPILMTPILMVAGEITPKCLASRFTEPAARLAAPPLAAFSWIATPLRWAVLQIVNRVLTLLGAPPRVRRNVLMEGEFLDWVEAGHAGGALDAAERTYIQNVFEFHDSTAGEVAIPRTEMVCWEADLPLTEVMERVRNAPHSRIPIYGGDRDNIIGILYVKDFLRHLRRASGPGERLAPAMLRRPIYVPSGMKLDALFRVFRQRRTHLAVVLDEFGGVEGLVTMKDLLEEIFGKLQDEFDQATEDWIQAEAEDAYLCRARTTLEDFSAATGWKVPGHPEAQTLGGVVFTLLGRIPRAGERVAWGGVELMVVEARPTGAVRIRAKRLEEGA, from the coding sequence ATGGAAGGGGAGCTGCTCTTCCGCGTCCTGCTGTTCGTCCTCCTCCTCGCCTTCTCGGCGGTCTTCTCGGCCAGCGAGGTGGCCCTGTTCTCCCTCCCCCGTCCCCGGGTGCAGACGATGCGCCAGGAGGGAGGGGTGGGGCGCCTGGTCGCCGACCTCCTGGACCGCCCCCGGCGCCTGATCACCTCGATTCTCATCGGGAACGAGATCGTGAACATCGCGGCCTCGGCCCTGTTCGCGGGCGGGCTGGTCCTCGTGCTCGGCCCGGAGCGCTCCTGGCTCGCGCCCATCCTGATGACGCCCATCCTGATGGTCGCCGGCGAGATCACCCCCAAGTGCCTCGCGTCGCGCTTCACCGAGCCCGCGGCCCGCCTCGCGGCGCCCCCGCTCGCGGCCTTCTCCTGGATAGCCACCCCTCTCCGCTGGGCCGTGCTGCAGATCGTGAACCGGGTGCTGACGCTCCTGGGCGCCCCGCCCCGGGTCCGGCGGAACGTCCTCATGGAGGGCGAGTTCCTCGACTGGGTGGAGGCGGGCCACGCCGGGGGCGCGCTCGACGCCGCCGAGCGCACCTACATCCAGAACGTCTTCGAGTTCCACGACTCGACGGCCGGCGAGGTGGCCATTCCCCGCACCGAGATGGTGTGCTGGGAGGCGGACCTGCCCCTGACCGAGGTGATGGAGCGCGTCCGCAACGCCCCTCACTCCCGCATCCCCATCTACGGCGGGGACCGCGACAACATCATCGGCATCCTCTACGTCAAGGATTTCCTGCGGCACCTCCGCCGCGCCTCCGGGCCCGGCGAGCGGCTCGCGCCTGCCATGCTCCGCCGGCCGATCTATGTCCCCTCGGGCATGAAGCTCGACGCCCTCTTCCGTGTCTTCCGCCAGCGGCGGACCCACCTCGCCGTGGTCCTGGACGAGTTTGGGGGAGTGGAGGGCCTGGTGACGATGAAGGACCTGCTGGAGGAGATCTTCGGGAAGCTCCAGGACGAGTTCGATCAGGCCACGGAGGACTGGATCCAGGCCGAGGCGGAGGACGCCTACCTCTGCCGCGCCCGCACCACCCTCGAGGACTTCTCCGCCGCGACCGGCTGGAAGGTCCCCGGGCACCCGGAGGCCCAGACCCTGGGCGGCGTGGTGTTCACCCTGCTGGGCCGCATCCCCCGGGCCGGCGAGCGGGTGGCCTGGGGAGGGGTGGAGCTCATGGTGGTCGAGGCCCGGCCCACCGGCGCCGTCCGCATCCGGGCGAAGCGGCTGGAGGAGGGCGCCTGA
- the galU gene encoding UTP--glucose-1-phosphate uridylyltransferase GalU — protein MSKVRKAVFPVAGLGTRFLPATKVIPKEMLPIVDTPQIQIGVQEALDAGIDQIVFITGRGKVSMVDHFDVAYELEDHLRKRGQESHLEIVQEISRKAHISSIRQKVPGGLGHAVLCAKDVVGDEPFAVILSDDLIRSEVPAIRQLADVQEARGGAVVAAMRVARDQVSKYGVVVPDGSPAPGLRLTSLKGMVEKPSPEKAPSDLAIIGRYILPSEIFGVLERTPKDPKGEVQLTDGIRLLLGSQPVYAYEFEGKRYDAGDKLGFLQATVEYALAREDLGPSFRAYLRNLSL, from the coding sequence TTGAGCAAAGTGCGAAAAGCCGTTTTTCCGGTCGCCGGCCTCGGCACGCGGTTTCTTCCCGCCACGAAGGTGATCCCGAAGGAAATGCTCCCCATCGTGGACACCCCGCAGATCCAGATCGGGGTCCAGGAGGCGCTGGACGCGGGGATCGACCAGATCGTGTTCATCACGGGGCGCGGGAAGGTTTCGATGGTGGACCATTTCGACGTGGCCTACGAGCTGGAGGACCACCTGCGCAAGCGGGGGCAGGAGAGCCACCTCGAGATCGTCCAGGAGATCTCGCGGAAGGCGCACATCTCCTCCATCCGGCAGAAGGTGCCGGGCGGGCTGGGCCACGCCGTCCTCTGCGCCAAGGACGTGGTGGGCGACGAGCCCTTCGCCGTCATCCTGAGCGACGACTTGATTCGCAGCGAGGTCCCCGCCATCCGCCAGCTCGCCGATGTCCAGGAGGCGCGCGGCGGCGCGGTGGTCGCGGCGATGCGGGTGGCCAGGGATCAGGTATCGAAATACGGCGTGGTCGTCCCGGACGGGAGCCCCGCGCCGGGCCTGCGGCTCACCTCGCTCAAGGGGATGGTGGAGAAGCCCTCGCCGGAGAAGGCCCCCTCCGACCTCGCCATCATCGGGCGCTACATCCTGCCGTCCGAGATATTCGGCGTCCTGGAGCGCACCCCGAAGGACCCGAAGGGCGAGGTCCAGCTCACCGACGGCATCCGCCTCCTCCTCGGGAGCCAGCCGGTGTACGCCTACGAGTTCGAGGGCAAGCGCTATGACGCGGGCGACAAGCTGGGATTCCTGCAGGCCACGGTGGAGTATGCCCTCGCCCGCGAGGACCTGGGGCCCTCCTTCCGCGCCTATCTGAGGAACCTCTCCCTTTGA
- the ligA gene encoding NAD-dependent DNA ligase LigA: MTDPSRVPRNVRARAEELAEELHRHSHLYYALDSPEIEDAEYDRLFRELQDLEAAYPALARPDSPTRRVGAPPLDAFEVFEHDPPMLSLENALTEGEVRAFEERAARFLRQTYDREVASIAYTAEAKLDGLAVEIIYRGGVLEAGGTRGDGERGEDVTENLRTVQGVPLRLRTPPGGPPPPRLLAARGEIFMRIADFERLNRARGEAGEPLFANPRNAAAGSLRQLDSRITAARPLAVCFYGAGRMEGHAFKSQAELLDTFKAWGLPVNPAWRRCGSLDEALAWHREMLAGRERSPYEYDGVVLKVDAFDLQRELGATSRAPRWAIAYKFPPRQAATVVEGVLFSVGRTGAITPVAAMRPVRVGGVEVSRATLHNEEEMRRKDVRVGDTVLIQRAGDVIPEVVSVVKEKRPPGARAVQMPRACPVCGTGVRREEGEAALRCPNPLCPAVVRESLRHFGSRHALDIDGLGEKLVNQLVDKELVREPADLFRLAPEALAALERMGKKSAENLAAAIEKARTRSLGRFIYALGIRHVGEHLADVLAARFGSIEALMAAEEAELMAVHEVGPQVARSIRSFFEEERSRRMVENLLAAGVRPASPARAAGGGASLAGKTFVLTGALSSRTRDEAKRAIEALGGRVTGSVSKNTDYVVAGEAAGSKLAQAEKLGVRVLGEAEFDAVLAGGPLP, from the coding sequence ATGACTGACCCCAGCCGCGTCCCCCGGAACGTGCGCGCCCGGGCCGAGGAGCTCGCCGAGGAGCTCCACCGGCACAGCCACCTGTACTACGCCCTCGACAGCCCCGAGATCGAGGACGCCGAGTACGACCGCCTCTTCCGCGAGCTCCAGGACCTCGAGGCCGCCTATCCCGCCCTGGCCCGTCCCGATTCACCCACCCGCCGCGTCGGGGCGCCGCCCCTCGATGCGTTCGAGGTCTTCGAGCACGACCCGCCCATGCTCAGCCTCGAGAACGCCCTCACCGAAGGGGAGGTGCGCGCCTTCGAGGAGCGGGCCGCCCGCTTCCTCCGCCAGACCTACGACCGCGAGGTGGCGTCCATCGCCTACACCGCCGAGGCCAAGCTCGACGGGCTGGCCGTCGAGATCATCTACCGGGGCGGCGTCCTCGAGGCGGGGGGCACGCGCGGGGACGGCGAGCGCGGGGAGGATGTGACGGAAAACCTGCGGACGGTCCAGGGGGTCCCCCTCCGCCTCCGGACGCCCCCCGGCGGCCCGCCCCCGCCCCGCCTCCTCGCCGCGCGCGGGGAGATATTCATGCGCATCGCCGATTTCGAGCGACTCAACCGGGCGCGCGGGGAGGCGGGCGAGCCCCTCTTCGCCAACCCGCGCAACGCGGCGGCGGGCTCCCTGCGCCAGCTCGACTCGCGCATCACGGCCGCCCGCCCGCTGGCCGTCTGCTTCTACGGCGCGGGGCGCATGGAGGGCCACGCGTTCAAGTCCCAGGCCGAGCTGCTCGACACGTTCAAGGCGTGGGGCCTCCCGGTGAACCCGGCCTGGAGGCGCTGCGGGAGCCTGGACGAGGCCCTCGCCTGGCACCGCGAGATGCTGGCGGGCCGCGAGCGCTCCCCCTACGAGTACGACGGCGTCGTGCTCAAGGTGGACGCCTTCGACCTCCAGCGCGAGCTGGGCGCCACCTCCCGCGCCCCGCGGTGGGCTATCGCCTACAAGTTCCCCCCCCGCCAGGCGGCGACCGTGGTCGAGGGCGTCCTCTTCTCGGTGGGCCGCACCGGGGCGATCACGCCCGTCGCCGCCATGCGGCCGGTGCGGGTGGGCGGGGTGGAGGTCTCCCGCGCCACCCTGCACAACGAGGAGGAGATGCGCCGCAAGGACGTCCGCGTGGGTGACACCGTTCTCATCCAGCGGGCGGGGGACGTGATCCCCGAGGTGGTCTCGGTCGTGAAGGAGAAGCGCCCCCCCGGCGCCCGCGCCGTCCAGATGCCGCGCGCGTGCCCGGTCTGCGGCACGGGCGTCCGCCGCGAGGAGGGCGAGGCGGCGCTCCGCTGCCCGAATCCCCTGTGCCCCGCCGTGGTGCGCGAGAGCCTGCGCCACTTCGGCTCGCGGCACGCCCTGGACATCGACGGCCTGGGCGAGAAGCTCGTGAACCAGCTCGTGGACAAGGAGCTGGTCCGGGAGCCGGCCGATCTCTTCCGCCTCGCGCCGGAGGCGCTCGCCGCGCTCGAGCGGATGGGCAAGAAATCGGCGGAGAACCTGGCCGCGGCCATCGAGAAGGCCCGGACGCGGAGCCTCGGGCGCTTCATCTACGCCCTGGGCATCCGCCACGTGGGCGAGCACCTGGCCGATGTCCTGGCCGCCCGCTTCGGATCCATCGAGGCTCTCATGGCGGCCGAGGAGGCGGAGCTGATGGCCGTCCACGAGGTGGGCCCCCAGGTGGCCCGGAGCATCCGCTCTTTCTTCGAGGAGGAGCGCTCCCGGCGGATGGTGGAGAACCTCCTCGCGGCCGGGGTGCGGCCGGCCTCCCCCGCGCGGGCGGCGGGCGGCGGCGCCTCCCTCGCCGGCAAGACCTTCGTCCTCACGGGGGCGCTCTCTTCCCGCACCCGGGACGAGGCCAAGCGGGCCATCGAGGCGCTGGGCGGCCGGGTGACGGGGTCGGTCAGCAAGAACACGGACTACGTGGTGGCGGGCGAGGCCGCTGGCTCCAAGCTCGCGCAGGCCGAGAAGCTCGGGGTGCGGGTGCTCGGCGAGGCGGAGTTCGACGCCGTCCTGGCCGGGGGGCCGCTTCCTTGA
- the ybgF gene encoding tol-pal system protein YbgF: MRMNLAPAFVRLAPWVLALLLGGCAAPGEGRLGGLPEPASPPPPPGAAPGASPDVRESLVGLRRGLSNQEERIEEIRRAMQGLVDSLERGRRDGEASVQKLGQQLEEMRGRVESLENELALARSGRSGAPAQPGPPAEARPGAPPAGEGAPPAAVPGAPPAARAPQPSEAPQAPPAEARLSGPEEEFNQALKALQEDRSYPRARSLLGAFLAKHPGHELADDAQYWIGQTYFEERNYERAILAFNKVQVDYANGDKAPDALLQEGLSFLNLGDRASARELLMRLQQRYPNSEAARTAAERLKNLQ, encoded by the coding sequence ATGCGCATGAATCTCGCTCCCGCTTTCGTCCGGCTCGCCCCCTGGGTCCTCGCCCTCCTGCTGGGCGGGTGCGCGGCCCCGGGCGAGGGAAGGCTCGGCGGCCTCCCGGAGCCCGCCTCGCCGCCGCCCCCCCCGGGGGCGGCCCCCGGGGCGTCCCCGGACGTGCGCGAGAGCCTCGTGGGCCTCCGGCGCGGCCTGTCGAACCAGGAGGAACGGATCGAGGAGATTCGCCGGGCCATGCAGGGCCTGGTGGACAGCCTCGAGCGCGGCCGCCGCGACGGCGAAGCCTCGGTCCAGAAGCTAGGGCAGCAGCTCGAGGAGATGCGGGGCCGGGTGGAATCGCTGGAGAACGAGCTCGCCCTGGCGCGCTCCGGCCGCTCCGGCGCCCCGGCGCAGCCGGGCCCCCCCGCCGAGGCCAGGCCGGGCGCTCCCCCCGCCGGGGAAGGCGCCCCGCCGGCCGCCGTCCCGGGCGCTCCGCCCGCGGCACGCGCGCCGCAGCCGTCCGAGGCGCCCCAGGCGCCTCCCGCCGAGGCCAGGCTCTCCGGGCCCGAGGAGGAGTTCAACCAGGCCCTCAAGGCATTGCAGGAGGACCGGAGCTATCCCCGCGCGCGGAGCCTGCTAGGCGCCTTCCTCGCCAAGCATCCGGGCCACGAGCTGGCCGACGACGCCCAGTACTGGATCGGGCAGACCTACTTCGAGGAGCGCAACTACGAGCGGGCCATCTTGGCCTTCAACAAGGTGCAGGTGGACTACGCCAACGGCGACAAGGCGCCCGACGCCCTCTTGCAGGAGGGCCTGTCCTTCCTCAACCTGGGGGACCGCGCGAGCGCCCGGGAGCTGCTGATGCGGCTGCAGCAGAGGTACCCCAACTCCGAGGCCGCCCGTACCGCGGCGGAGCGCCTGAAGAACTTGCAGTGA
- the pal gene encoding peptidoglycan-associated lipoprotein Pal, with product MSQAASWKRVGLAMLGVALLAVTTGCAQQTVKSDEAVTSAPGARAGQQEAGSMTEAERQRRREAFKSGLASFENDLVHFDFDKSEIRPDMRPIMDAKGKFLADNPTIKIQIEGHADERGTVQYNIALGHRRSQAAKDYLVSLGVDASRIETVSFGKERPLDPRRNELAWAKNRRAKFNVTGGIPAGMN from the coding sequence ATGTCGCAAGCGGCGAGTTGGAAGCGGGTGGGACTGGCCATGTTGGGCGTGGCCCTGTTGGCAGTCACGACCGGCTGCGCTCAACAGACGGTGAAGAGCGACGAGGCGGTGACCTCCGCTCCCGGTGCCCGTGCCGGCCAGCAAGAGGCTGGAAGCATGACCGAGGCCGAGCGCCAGCGCCGCCGGGAGGCGTTCAAGTCGGGCTTGGCGAGCTTCGAGAACGACCTCGTTCATTTCGATTTCGATAAGTCTGAAATCCGGCCCGACATGCGTCCCATCATGGATGCGAAGGGCAAGTTCCTGGCCGATAACCCGACGATCAAGATCCAGATCGAGGGCCACGCCGACGAGCGCGGCACGGTGCAGTACAACATCGCCCTCGGACATCGCCGCTCCCAGGCCGCCAAGGACTATCTGGTTTCCCTGGGCGTGGACGCCTCGCGGATCGAGACGGTGAGCTTCGGCAAGGAGCGCCCCCTGGATCCGCGCCGCAACGAGCTGGCCTGGGCCAAGAACCGCCGCGCGAAGTTCAACGTGACCGGAGGGATTCCGGCGGGGATGAACTAA
- the tolB gene encoding Tol-Pal system beta propeller repeat protein TolB encodes MNEPGARPRLRGRLRLFLFLLLAGFAAGPPAPGALAASRTFIDIYSPAARKIRLAIPELRPLDGPRDPLGLQIAQVIEEDLSRTGLFYVQDRRSYPENPLQAGIRLEEQKFPEWLNVVKAEGLVKGGYTVGGNSITAEIFLYDTARGAQELGKRFQYPRSSWRLMAHRFANAVLERYTGEKGIFDTQIAFVSRSSPAERGEIYIMDWDGADLRRVTRNGMGNNAPAWSPDGRWLAYSSFKSSPPGVFILPTNGGAEFRVNAPAAQGIGGNFSPDSRFFAYAERTGRTYQLVLYEMATRVRSRLSRSFGIDVTPSFSPDGRRIVFASGRSGGPQIYVMNADGSDPRRISFQGTYNTEPRWSPRGDRIAYSTRVSDHVSIDIVTVNPDGSDLRRLTGAQGKNESPSWSPDGRHLTFSSDRSGRKEIYVMTSAGTELKRLQLGQEPAWSPALP; translated from the coding sequence GTGAATGAGCCCGGGGCCCGGCCGCGCCTCCGGGGCCGGCTGCGCCTCTTCCTTTTTCTTCTCCTCGCGGGGTTCGCCGCCGGGCCGCCGGCTCCCGGGGCGCTCGCGGCGTCCCGGACCTTCATCGACATCTATTCCCCCGCCGCGCGCAAGATCCGGCTCGCGATCCCGGAGCTCCGGCCGCTCGACGGGCCCCGCGACCCGCTCGGCCTCCAGATCGCCCAGGTGATCGAGGAGGACCTCTCGCGCACGGGGCTCTTCTACGTCCAGGACCGGCGGAGCTACCCGGAGAACCCCCTCCAGGCGGGCATACGCCTCGAGGAGCAGAAGTTCCCCGAGTGGCTGAACGTGGTGAAGGCCGAGGGCCTGGTCAAGGGCGGCTACACGGTCGGCGGGAATTCCATCACGGCCGAGATCTTCCTCTACGACACCGCACGCGGGGCGCAGGAGCTCGGCAAGCGCTTCCAGTACCCGCGCTCGAGCTGGCGGCTGATGGCCCACCGCTTCGCCAACGCCGTCCTCGAGCGCTACACCGGCGAGAAGGGCATCTTCGACACGCAGATCGCCTTCGTCTCGCGCAGCTCGCCCGCCGAGCGCGGCGAGATCTACATCATGGACTGGGACGGCGCCGACCTCCGGCGGGTGACGCGCAACGGCATGGGCAACAACGCACCCGCCTGGTCCCCCGACGGCCGGTGGCTCGCCTACTCCTCGTTCAAGTCGAGCCCGCCGGGGGTGTTCATCCTCCCCACCAACGGAGGGGCCGAGTTCCGCGTCAACGCGCCCGCCGCCCAGGGCATCGGCGGGAACTTCTCCCCCGACAGCCGCTTCTTCGCCTACGCCGAGCGGACGGGCCGCACCTATCAGCTCGTCCTTTACGAGATGGCCACCCGCGTGAGGTCCCGCCTCAGCCGCAGCTTCGGGATCGACGTCACGCCCTCGTTCTCCCCGGACGGCAGGCGCATCGTGTTCGCTTCGGGGCGATCGGGCGGTCCCCAGATCTACGTGATGAACGCGGACGGGAGCGACCCCCGGCGGATCAGCTTCCAGGGCACCTACAACACCGAGCCCCGGTGGAGCCCGCGCGGGGACCGCATCGCCTACTCCACCCGGGTCAGCGACCACGTCTCGATCGATATCGTCACGGTCAATCCCGACGGCTCCGACCTGCGCCGCCTGACGGGCGCCCAGGGAAAGAACGAGTCGCCCAGCTGGTCGCCCGATGGCCGGCACCTCACCTTTTCGTCGGATCGCTCGGGCCGGAAGGAGATTTACGTCATGACCTCGGCCGGAACCGAACTCAAGCGCCTTCAGCTCGGCCAGGAGCCGGCGTGGTCGCCCGCCCTGCCGTGA
- a CDS encoding cell envelope integrity protein TolA yields the protein MRTPPNGKDRLAALAEDAAPEAPHGAGPSRPLIQDPRFRRAWAGSVALHVLLFGWTLYHPSETKARFYGSGTAVSLVGADQIPGGSQKGKSGDRPEDLKEKAVPVPAAPKAPEAKKPPAPSKEEIENIRRIRQLQAEQAEKAARERKERDERERKQRERDARLKEIRERREREDRWRRQYEANLKREADRRQKEASQAARAQTPPAGHPGEGGGDGQGGGSIGGGGGGVARTELERYYGLLGERVRSFWTIPLNLTDLDRLSVTIAVDVDRGGGVRGLKIEKSSGNKVYDEAALRAVERAATPAFPVPPNSVKESVLALGFRFCGASFCR from the coding sequence ATGAGAACCCCGCCGAACGGGAAGGACCGCCTGGCGGCGCTGGCGGAGGATGCCGCGCCCGAGGCCCCGCACGGCGCCGGGCCCTCGCGGCCCCTCATCCAGGACCCGCGCTTCCGCCGCGCCTGGGCCGGGTCGGTCGCGCTCCACGTCCTGCTGTTCGGCTGGACCCTCTACCATCCCTCCGAGACCAAGGCCAGGTTCTACGGCAGCGGCACCGCCGTGAGCCTGGTGGGCGCGGACCAGATCCCGGGCGGCTCCCAGAAGGGGAAGTCCGGGGACCGCCCCGAGGACCTGAAGGAGAAGGCGGTTCCCGTCCCCGCGGCGCCCAAGGCGCCCGAGGCGAAGAAGCCGCCCGCGCCCAGCAAGGAGGAGATCGAGAACATCCGCCGGATCAGGCAGCTCCAGGCGGAGCAGGCCGAGAAGGCCGCGAGGGAGCGGAAGGAGAGGGACGAGCGGGAGCGCAAGCAGCGCGAGCGCGACGCGCGCCTCAAGGAGATCCGCGAGCGGCGGGAGCGCGAGGACCGCTGGCGCCGCCAGTACGAGGCGAACCTCAAGCGCGAGGCCGACCGCCGGCAGAAGGAGGCGTCCCAGGCGGCGCGCGCCCAGACCCCGCCCGCGGGGCATCCGGGCGAGGGCGGCGGGGACGGCCAGGGCGGCGGCAGCATCGGAGGGGGCGGCGGGGGCGTCGCCCGCACCGAGCTCGAGCGCTACTACGGCCTCCTGGGCGAGCGGGTTCGCAGCTTCTGGACGATTCCCCTCAATCTGACGGACCTGGACAGGCTGAGCGTCACGATCGCGGTGGATGTCGACCGCGGCGGGGGCGTCCGCGGCCTGAAAATCGAGAAGTCGAGCGGCAACAAGGTCTACGACGAGGCCGCCTTGCGGGCCGTGGAGCGGGCCGCGACGCCCGCGTTCCCCGTGCCGCCCAATTCGGTGAAGGAGAGTGTGCTTGCTTTGGGATTCCGTTTCTGCGGCGCGAGCTTCTGCCGCTGA
- a CDS encoding biopolymer transporter ExbD: MAVKITRGSAMSEINVTPLVDVMLVLLVIFMVTAPLLETQNQAVNVDLPKVTAERSRVAEDAVVVTVDRGQKVYLNDHPHELAELQPKIAALFRSRANKEIFLRADRTVPYGRVVETMAVIRAAGITKLNMVTDPLEPESASRRRR; encoded by the coding sequence ATGGCTGTAAAAATCACGCGCGGCAGTGCGATGTCGGAGATCAACGTCACGCCCCTCGTGGACGTGATGCTGGTGCTGCTGGTGATCTTCATGGTGACGGCCCCGCTCCTCGAGACGCAGAACCAGGCCGTCAACGTGGATCTCCCCAAGGTGACCGCGGAGAGGTCCCGCGTCGCCGAGGACGCGGTGGTCGTCACCGTGGACCGCGGGCAGAAGGTCTACCTGAACGATCACCCGCACGAGCTCGCGGAGCTCCAGCCGAAGATCGCCGCGCTGTTCCGGTCGCGGGCGAACAAGGAGATCTTCCTGCGCGCCGACCGGACGGTCCCCTACGGCCGGGTGGTCGAGACGATGGCCGTCATCCGCGCGGCGGGAATCACGAAGCTCAACATGGTGACGGACCCTCTCGAGCCCGAGAGCGCGAGCCGGCGCCGGCGGTGA
- the tolQ gene encoding protein TolQ, with translation MDLWGLAFRSSGVVFFVLLMLIAFSLSSWAIIIWKYFELRRARHRSDDFLAVFWKAKRLDHLYNETGEFGDSPIGQVFAAGYQEVEQVVKARSAKGGGAEEASVLTTTESTGVETVERALRRAANQEVGKLERLLTFLATTGSATPFIGLFGTVWGIMNSFREIGSRGSAGLAVVAPGISEALIATALGLAAAIPAVIAYNHYQNRVKVIANDIENFTADFLNLVGRHFMRM, from the coding sequence ATGGATCTGTGGGGCCTGGCGTTCCGGTCGAGCGGCGTTGTGTTCTTCGTCCTGCTCATGCTCATCGCCTTCTCGCTCTCGTCCTGGGCGATCATCATCTGGAAATACTTCGAGCTGCGGCGCGCGAGGCATCGCTCGGACGACTTCCTCGCGGTGTTCTGGAAGGCGAAGCGGCTCGACCACCTCTACAACGAGACGGGCGAGTTCGGCGACAGCCCGATCGGCCAGGTGTTCGCGGCGGGCTACCAGGAGGTGGAGCAGGTGGTCAAGGCGCGCTCCGCCAAGGGAGGAGGGGCCGAGGAGGCCTCCGTCCTCACCACGACGGAGTCAACCGGCGTCGAGACCGTGGAGCGGGCGCTCCGGCGCGCGGCCAACCAGGAGGTGGGCAAGCTCGAGCGCCTGCTGACCTTCCTGGCGACGACCGGCAGCGCCACTCCCTTCATCGGGCTGTTCGGGACGGTGTGGGGCATCATGAACTCCTTCCGGGAGATCGGCTCGCGCGGCTCGGCCGGCCTGGCGGTGGTGGCGCCGGGCATCAGCGAGGCCCTCATCGCCACCGCCCTGGGCCTCGCGGCCGCCATCCCGGCCGTCATCGCCTACAACCATTACCAGAACCGCGTGAAGGTCATCGCGAACGACATCGAGAACTTCACCGCCGACTTCCTCAACCTCGTGGGCCGGCACTTCATGCGGATGTAG
- a CDS encoding M20 family metallopeptidase: MDALERAKKNAVDCVDSLAGDLWTLSREIHRDPEPSLQEHRACRRLCAFLEGQGFEVRKGVGRLPTAFEARRPARRGRPAVSFLSEYDALPGLGHACGHNVIGVASAGAGAALARAVGPEAGAVVVTGTPAEEAGGGKVFLAKQGLFRGLDAVMMFHPAGETRAEVNFLALNELRFHFTGRAAHASASPERGINALDAVLATFQAVAALRQHIPPEDRVHGVITEGGEAPNIVPARASAWFYVRSTTPGGVKALARRVEDCARGAARATGARLRIWRNPVAYAPMRVNRSLASLFRENLRRLGVREPDPLPPLAMGSSDVGNVSQAAPTIHPEIQMVPAGVSAHTPAFARAAGGAPGRKALLLGAKALAMTGADILLNAKARSRVQAEFQAAGRRR; this comes from the coding sequence GTGGACGCCCTGGAGCGCGCAAAGAAAAACGCCGTCGACTGCGTGGACAGCCTCGCGGGCGACCTCTGGACGCTCTCCCGGGAGATCCACCGGGACCCGGAACCGAGCCTCCAGGAGCACCGCGCCTGCCGCCGCCTCTGCGCCTTCCTCGAGGGCCAGGGCTTCGAGGTCCGAAAAGGGGTGGGCCGGCTTCCGACCGCCTTCGAGGCCCGCCGCCCCGCCCGGCGCGGGCGCCCGGCCGTCTCCTTCCTCTCGGAATACGACGCCCTGCCGGGCCTGGGCCACGCCTGCGGGCACAACGTCATCGGAGTGGCGAGCGCCGGGGCGGGGGCCGCGCTGGCCCGGGCCGTGGGGCCGGAGGCGGGGGCGGTGGTGGTGACCGGCACCCCGGCCGAGGAGGCGGGCGGAGGTAAGGTTTTCCTCGCGAAACAAGGCCTTTTCCGGGGGCTGGACGCCGTGATGATGTTCCACCCGGCGGGAGAAACCCGGGCGGAGGTGAACTTCCTGGCCTTGAACGAGCTGCGCTTCCACTTCACCGGGCGGGCCGCGCACGCCTCGGCCTCCCCGGAAAGAGGCATCAACGCCCTGGACGCCGTCCTGGCCACCTTCCAGGCCGTCGCCGCCCTGCGCCAGCACATCCCCCCGGAGGACCGCGTGCACGGCGTCATCACCGAGGGAGGGGAGGCCCCGAACATCGTCCCGGCCCGCGCCTCGGCCTGGTTCTACGTCCGGAGCACGACCCCCGGGGGGGTGAAGGCCCTCGCCCGGCGGGTGGAGGACTGCGCCCGGGGGGCCGCCCGGGCCACCGGCGCCCGGCTGCGCATCTGGCGCAATCCCGTCGCCTACGCCCCGATGCGCGTCAACCGCTCCCTCGCCTCTCTCTTCCGCGAGAACCTCCGCCGGCTCGGGGTGCGCGAGCCCGACCCGCTGCCGCCCCTGGCCATGGGCTCATCCGACGTGGGCAACGTGAGCCAGGCGGCGCCCACCATCCATCCCGAGATCCAGATGGTGCCGGCCGGCGTCTCGGCCCACACCCCGGCCTTCGCCCGCGCGGCCGGGGGAGCGCCCGGCCGCAAGGCCCTCCTCCTGGGCGCCAAGGCGCTCGCCATGACGGGCGCCGACATCCTCCTGAACGCGAAGGCCCGCTCCCGGGTGCAGGCCGAGTTCCAGGCCGCCGGGAGGAGGCGATGA